One stretch of Castor canadensis chromosome 12, mCasCan1.hap1v2, whole genome shotgun sequence DNA includes these proteins:
- the Lratd1 gene encoding protein LRATD1: MGNQLDRITHLNYSELPTGDPSGIEKDELRVGVAYFFSDEEEDLDERGQADKFGVKAPPGCTPCPESPSRHHHHLLHQLVLNETQFSAFRGQECIFSKVTGGPQGADLSVYPVTALPALCEPGDLLELLWLQPAPEPPAPAPHWAVYVGGGQIIHLHQGEIRQDSLYEAGAANVGRVVNSWYRYRPLVAELVVQNACGHLGLKSEEICWTNSESFAAWCRFGKREFKAGGEVPAGTQPPQQQYYLKVHLGEDKVHTARFHSLEDLIREKRRIDASGRLRVLQELADFVDDKA; the protein is encoded by the coding sequence ATGGGCAACCAACTGGACCGCATCACCCACCTCAACTACAGCGAGCTGCCCACAGGGGACCCATCGGGGATTGAGAAAGACGAGCTGCGGGTCGGGGTCGCCTACTTCTTCTCGGATGAGGAGGAGGACCTGGACGAACGCGGGCAGGCGGACAAGTTTGGCGTGAAAGCACCCCCAGGTTGCACTCCCTGCCCAGAGAGCCCTAGccgccatcaccaccacctgCTGCACCAGCTAGTCCTCAACGAGACTCAGTTCTCCGCCTTCCGGGGCCAGGAATGCATTTTCTCCAAAGTGACCGGCGGCCCTCAGGGCGCCGACCTGAGCGTCTACCCGGTCACCGCGCTGCCCGCGCTCTGCGAGCCCGGCGACCTACTGGAGCTGCTGTGGCTGCAGCCCGCGCCGGAGCCGCCCGCACCCGCCCCGCACTGGGCCGTCTACGTGGGCGGCGGGCAGATTATCCACCTGCATCAAGGCGAGATCCGCCAGGACAGCCTGTACGAGGCGGGCGCGGCCAACGTGGGCCGGGTGGTGAATAGCTGGTACCGCTACCGCCCGCTGGTGGCCGAGCTGGTGGTGCAGAACGCCTGCGGCCACCTGGGCCTCAAAAGCGAGGAGATCTGCTGGACGAACTCGGAGAGCTTCGCCGCCTGGTGCCGCTTTGGCAAGCGGGAGTTCAAAGCCGGAGGGGAGGTGCCGGCCGGCACGCAGCCCCCGCAGCAGCAGTACTATCTCAAGGTGCACCTGGGGGAGGACAAAGTGCACACGGCCAGGTTTCACAGCCTGGAAGACCTCATCCGTGAGAAGCGCCGCATCGACGCCAGTGGCCGCCTGCGAGTGCTCCAGGAGCTGGCCGACTTCGTGGACGACAAGGCGTAG